The proteins below come from a single Crossiella sp. CA-258035 genomic window:
- a CDS encoding helix-turn-helix domain-containing protein has product MSSPRPCSIAATLAVVGEKYSLLVLREVFYGMRRFDGMVRNIGAPRDILAARLRKLVDAGVLERVQYSERPPRFEYHATEAGLELRGVLHLLRQWGDQHLMDVAPVTFEHSCGADLETVPTCRSCGAEPAVGELRAKFASPEWTAQGRTVD; this is encoded by the coding sequence ATGAGTTCGCCGCGCCCGTGTTCCATCGCCGCCACGCTGGCCGTGGTCGGTGAGAAGTACTCGCTGCTGGTGCTGCGTGAGGTGTTCTACGGGATGCGCCGGTTCGATGGCATGGTCCGGAACATCGGGGCACCGCGCGACATTCTCGCCGCCCGGCTGCGGAAGCTGGTCGATGCGGGTGTGCTGGAACGTGTCCAGTACAGCGAGCGGCCGCCGCGGTTCGAGTATCACGCCACGGAGGCGGGACTGGAGCTACGCGGAGTACTGCACCTGTTGCGGCAGTGGGGTGACCAGCACCTCATGGACGTCGCGCCGGTGACGTTCGAGCACAGCTGCGGTGCGGACCTGGAGACCGTGCCGACCTGCAGGTCCTGCGGCGCCGAACCGGCCGTTGGCGAACTACGCGCGAAGTTCGCCAGTCCGGAGTGGACGGCGCAGGGCCGGACGGTCGACTGA
- a CDS encoding phosphatidylinositol-specific phospholipase C domain-containing protein: protein MHRPLARAATAVGAALLALAATATPAQASTATGATTVGVHNAYIQSTFPYLVDALDTGAGMLELDVWTNFFGTRDFKVSHDPGNSNNCAAADTYQQLRTGARDQNLATCLRNIRLWHETQPNHPLVVLKLEMKNGFDGRGGFGPAELDRLIADNLGAANVFGPAQLKGDHPTLDAAAQSGAWPARAALTGKFLLLVERGTLEAANPFDRYHTDVEYADRLINANSTGTLATTMAFPAINGAAPSDPRTGDRAGNRAPWLVAFDGDASAYAGYPGTYLGGKYFVVMTDAHRVAPAIDGVNPPVPDAQARVRDLSAKGATIVSSDWRAPAIVAYTTG from the coding sequence ATGCATCGCCCACTCGCTCGCGCGGCCACCGCCGTCGGCGCCGCCCTGCTGGCCCTGGCCGCCACCGCCACTCCCGCCCAGGCGAGCACCGCGACCGGGGCCACCACGGTCGGCGTGCACAACGCCTACATCCAGTCCACCTTCCCGTACCTGGTGGACGCCCTGGACACCGGCGCGGGCATGCTCGAGCTGGACGTCTGGACGAACTTCTTCGGCACCAGGGACTTCAAGGTCAGCCACGATCCCGGCAACAGCAACAACTGCGCCGCCGCGGACACTTACCAGCAGCTGCGCACCGGCGCCCGCGACCAGAACCTGGCCACCTGCCTGCGCAACATCCGCCTGTGGCACGAGACCCAGCCGAACCATCCCCTGGTCGTGCTCAAGCTGGAGATGAAGAACGGCTTCGACGGCCGCGGCGGCTTCGGCCCCGCGGAACTCGACCGCCTGATCGCCGACAACCTGGGCGCCGCCAACGTCTTCGGCCCTGCCCAGCTCAAGGGCGACCACCCCACCCTGGACGCCGCCGCCCAGTCCGGAGCCTGGCCTGCCCGCGCCGCCCTCACCGGCAAGTTCCTGCTCCTGGTCGAACGCGGCACCCTCGAGGCCGCGAACCCCTTCGACCGCTACCACACCGACGTGGAGTACGCCGACCGCCTGATCAACGCCAACAGCACCGGAACCCTGGCCACCACCATGGCCTTCCCGGCGATCAACGGCGCCGCGCCGTCTGACCCGCGCACCGGCGACCGCGCCGGCAACCGCGCGCCCTGGCTGGTCGCCTTCGACGGCGACGCCAGCGCCTACGCCGGTTATCCCGGCACGTACCTGGGCGGCAAGTACTTCGTCGTCATGACCGACGCCCACCGCGTGGCCCCGGCGATCGACGGCGTGAACCCACCGGTTCCCGACGCCCAGGCCCGGGTCCGCGACCTCTCTGCCAAGGGCGCCACCATCGTCTCCAGCGACTGGCGCGCCCCGGCAATCGTCGCCTACACCACCGGCTGA
- a CDS encoding endonuclease V: MTEHPWPATAEQARAIQLRLRAQVDITGPGPQAPATVAGLDVAYAKDDRTLAAAVVLLDFATHEVLAESTATGVPAFDYIPGLFAFRELPTLLTALSSLPATPDLLVVDGHGLAHPHRFGLACHLGVLTGLPVFGVGKTRLIGTAPEPGPDRGDATDLVDDGEVVGRVLRTQRGVKPVYVSAGHLIDLDTACAHTLALTPRYRLPETTRAADQACRRALSA, encoded by the coding sequence GTGACCGAGCATCCCTGGCCGGCCACGGCCGAGCAGGCCCGCGCGATCCAGCTCCGGCTGCGCGCCCAGGTCGACATCACCGGCCCCGGCCCACAGGCCCCGGCCACCGTCGCGGGCCTGGACGTCGCCTACGCCAAGGACGACCGCACCCTGGCCGCCGCCGTGGTCCTGCTCGACTTCGCCACCCACGAGGTCCTGGCCGAGTCCACCGCCACCGGCGTCCCGGCCTTCGACTACATCCCCGGCCTGTTCGCCTTCCGCGAGCTGCCCACCCTGCTCACCGCGCTGTCCAGTCTCCCGGCCACCCCTGACCTGCTCGTCGTCGACGGCCACGGCCTGGCCCACCCGCACCGCTTCGGCCTGGCCTGCCACCTGGGCGTGCTGACCGGCCTGCCGGTCTTCGGCGTCGGCAAGACCCGGCTCATCGGCACCGCCCCGGAACCCGGCCCGGACCGCGGCGACGCGACCGACCTGGTCGACGACGGCGAGGTGGTCGGGCGGGTGCTGCGCACGCAGCGCGGGGTGAAACCGGTGTACGTCTCCGCGGGACACCTGATCGACCTGGACACCGCCTGCGCGCACACGCTGGCGCTGACCCCGCGCTACCGGCTGCCGGAGACCACCCGCGCCGCCGACCAGGCCTGCCGCCGCGCGCTGTCCGCCTAG
- a CDS encoding beta-ketoacyl-[acyl-carrier-protein] synthase family protein produces the protein MTEVVITGLGTLSPLGGTTADTWSALLAGQSGVETLTDDWARELPARLAARMAVDPASQLERVQARRMDRCTQAALVAARQAWADAGLEKGAVDPNRVAVVLGTGIGGVGTLLDNYDALLGRGYRRVSPRMVQMIMPNSAAATVSIDLDARAGAICPASACATGAEALAHALDLIRLGRADVVVTGGTEACVRSVTMAGFAQAQAMSTRNDEPHRASRPYDKGRDGFVLGEGAAVLVIERADVAAARGRTPYATFAGAAITSDAYDMVGLHPQGDGQIRAMETALREAGLSAKDIHHVNAHSTGTPGGDMLEAKAIYDVFGDQPLVSATKSMTGHLLGAAGALEAVFTVLAIHHDVAPPTRNLEDPEDDLQIQVTRDTPVNLPINAALSNSFGFGGHNTALVFRKP, from the coding sequence ATGACCGAGGTTGTGATCACCGGGCTCGGCACGTTGAGCCCCCTGGGCGGCACCACGGCCGACACCTGGTCCGCGCTGCTGGCTGGCCAGTCCGGGGTCGAGACGCTCACCGACGACTGGGCGCGGGAACTGCCCGCCCGGCTCGCCGCCCGGATGGCGGTCGACCCGGCCAGTCAGCTCGAACGCGTGCAGGCCCGCCGGATGGACCGGTGCACCCAGGCCGCCCTGGTCGCCGCCCGCCAGGCGTGGGCCGACGCCGGCCTGGAGAAGGGCGCGGTCGACCCGAACCGGGTCGCGGTCGTCCTGGGCACCGGCATCGGCGGTGTCGGCACCCTGCTGGACAACTACGACGCGCTCCTCGGCCGCGGCTACCGCCGGGTCTCCCCGCGCATGGTCCAGATGATCATGCCGAACAGCGCTGCCGCCACGGTCAGCATCGACCTGGACGCCCGCGCCGGCGCCATCTGCCCGGCCAGCGCCTGCGCCACCGGCGCCGAGGCCCTGGCCCACGCCCTGGACCTGATCCGGCTGGGTCGCGCCGACGTCGTGGTCACCGGTGGCACCGAGGCCTGCGTCCGCTCGGTGACCATGGCGGGTTTCGCCCAGGCCCAGGCCATGTCCACCCGCAACGACGAGCCGCACCGCGCCTCCCGGCCCTACGACAAGGGCCGCGACGGCTTCGTCCTCGGCGAGGGCGCCGCCGTCCTGGTCATCGAACGCGCCGACGTCGCCGCCGCCAGGGGCCGCACCCCGTACGCCACCTTCGCCGGCGCCGCCATCACCTCCGACGCCTACGACATGGTCGGCCTGCACCCCCAGGGCGACGGCCAGATCCGCGCCATGGAGACGGCCCTGCGCGAAGCGGGCTTGTCCGCCAAGGACATCCACCACGTCAACGCCCACTCCACCGGCACCCCGGGCGGCGACATGCTGGAGGCCAAGGCCATCTACGACGTCTTCGGCGACCAGCCCCTGGTCTCGGCCACCAAGTCCATGACCGGCCACCTCCTCGGCGCGGCCGGCGCCCTGGAAGCGGTGTTCACCGTCCTGGCCATCCACCACGACGTGGCCCCGCCGACCCGCAACCTGGAGGACCCGGAGGACGATCTCCAGATCCAGGTCACCAGGGACACCCCGGTCAACCTGCCCATCAACGCCGCATTGTCGAACTCCTTCGGTTTTGGCGGCCACAACACCGCATTGGTCTTCCGCAAGCCCTGA
- a CDS encoding ferredoxin, with translation MRVNIDEEACVGAGQCVLAAAEVFDQRDEDGVVVLLQAEPPAELGEAVREAAVLCPAMAIHVED, from the coding sequence ATGCGCGTCAACATCGACGAAGAAGCCTGCGTCGGCGCCGGCCAGTGCGTGCTGGCCGCCGCCGAGGTGTTCGACCAGCGGGACGAGGACGGCGTGGTCGTGCTGCTCCAGGCGGAGCCGCCGGCCGAACTGGGTGAGGCGGTGCGCGAGGCCGCGGTGCTGTGCCCCGCGATGGCCATCCACGTCGAAGACTGA
- a CDS encoding TetR/AcrR family transcriptional regulator: protein MGLREVKMQRTRLLIADKALELFAAQGFEATTIEQVAAAAEVGTRTLYRYFPTKESLIAGFVEEHLTDSLEVMRAQPADRPLPEALHAVLARLMRVVAEDSDRVVAVYALARHTDSLQARLAEQTWRWRDELATEIAARIGGPSVRLVAALAAATAMGLIEVVLREWVDGGGTRPLPEITRDALKLLHAGAVPLPEQQGH from the coding sequence ATGGGGCTGCGCGAGGTGAAGATGCAGCGCACCCGGCTGCTGATCGCCGACAAGGCGCTGGAGCTGTTCGCGGCGCAGGGCTTCGAGGCGACCACGATCGAACAGGTCGCCGCCGCGGCCGAGGTCGGCACCCGCACGCTCTACCGCTACTTCCCGACCAAGGAGTCGCTGATCGCGGGCTTCGTCGAGGAGCACCTCACCGACTCCCTCGAGGTCATGCGCGCCCAGCCCGCGGACCGCCCGCTGCCCGAGGCGCTGCACGCGGTGCTGGCCCGGCTGATGCGGGTGGTCGCCGAGGACTCCGACCGGGTCGTCGCGGTGTACGCGCTGGCCAGGCACACCGACTCGCTGCAGGCCAGGCTGGCCGAGCAGACCTGGCGCTGGCGCGATGAGCTGGCCACCGAGATCGCCGCCAGGATCGGCGGGCCCTCGGTCCGCCTGGTGGCCGCGCTGGCCGCGGCCACCGCCATGGGACTGATCGAGGTCGTGCTGCGGGAATGGGTGGACGGCGGCGGCACCCGGCCACTGCCCGAGATCACCCGCGACGCGCTCAAGCTGCTGCACGCGGGCGCGGTCCCGCTACCGGAACAGCAGGGCCACTGA
- a CDS encoding fibronectin type III domain-containing protein, with protein MTKLRAVLPALALLLCACASTESASPAGQLTGQLDTPVDITLRWTNSGPPVAGRVIEYSHEPNGDYTVLKFLAPEETSYRHADLIPETRFYYRLRPYYGAASPEQSVTMPEPKPGDKPEEDSHEWAVPQTLPGAPAATQSLRANASASAPTEVKATVMTSQGIRFTWRDNATDEDHYAIESKAAGAAQWGTAALLDPNINSFGLVTLPEERTATYRVRAFYYGPASNLVDLRTGRGKS; from the coding sequence GTGACCAAGCTCCGCGCCGTGCTGCCCGCGCTCGCCCTGCTGCTCTGCGCTTGCGCTTCAACGGAATCCGCGTCCCCGGCCGGTCAGCTCACCGGTCAGTTGGACACTCCGGTGGACATCACGCTGCGCTGGACGAACTCCGGGCCGCCGGTGGCCGGGCGGGTGATCGAGTACTCGCACGAGCCCAACGGCGACTACACCGTGCTGAAGTTCCTGGCCCCGGAGGAGACCAGCTACCGGCACGCCGACCTGATCCCGGAAACCCGGTTCTACTACCGGCTCCGGCCCTACTACGGCGCCGCCTCGCCCGAGCAGTCGGTGACCATGCCCGAGCCGAAACCGGGGGACAAGCCGGAGGAGGACTCGCACGAGTGGGCCGTGCCGCAGACCCTGCCCGGCGCGCCCGCGGCCACGCAGTCCTTGCGCGCCAACGCTTCCGCCTCGGCCCCGACCGAGGTCAAGGCGACCGTGATGACCAGCCAGGGCATCCGGTTCACCTGGCGGGACAACGCCACCGACGAGGACCACTACGCGATCGAGTCCAAGGCGGCGGGCGCGGCGCAGTGGGGGACCGCGGCGCTGCTGGACCCCAACATCAACTCCTTCGGCCTGGTGACCCTGCCGGAGGAGCGCACCGCGACCTACCGGGTGCGCGCGTTCTACTACGGGCCCGCCTCCAACCTCGTGGACCTGCGGACCGGGCGCGGGAAGTCCTAG
- a CDS encoding PAC2 family protein yields MVLNPENLYEVDSDVPDLTGAVLLHHFDGFMDAGAAGRVLVEHLLENYEHREIARFDVDGLIDYRSRRPLMTYSTDRWADFAGPELVVYLLHDGIGTPFLLLTGPEPDVRWEAFTQAVRSLIERWGVRLTVGFHGIPMGVPHTRPLGVVAHATRRELISEHQPFFNRVQVPGNVSALLELRLGESGHDAVGFAAQVPHYLAQSTYPAVAMTLLDHVVRTTGLVLPADSLRETARRADAEVQRQVVESEEIAQVVGALERQYDAFAEAAGKESLLLETAEDMPSAEELGAEVERFLAEQQGFTDPRDN; encoded by the coding sequence GTGGTGCTGAATCCGGAGAACCTGTACGAGGTGGACTCCGATGTCCCGGACCTGACCGGAGCGGTACTGCTGCACCACTTCGACGGGTTCATGGACGCGGGAGCGGCCGGGCGGGTGCTGGTCGAGCACCTGCTGGAGAACTACGAGCACCGCGAGATCGCGCGGTTCGACGTGGACGGCCTGATCGACTACCGCTCGCGGCGGCCGCTGATGACCTACTCGACGGACCGGTGGGCCGATTTTGCCGGACCCGAGCTCGTGGTGTATCTGTTGCACGACGGCATCGGCACCCCGTTCCTCTTGCTCACTGGGCCTGAGCCGGATGTGCGGTGGGAAGCTTTCACCCAGGCTGTGCGCAGCCTGATCGAACGGTGGGGCGTCCGGCTGACCGTCGGTTTCCACGGGATTCCCATGGGTGTCCCGCACACGCGACCGCTGGGCGTGGTGGCCCACGCGACGCGCCGGGAACTGATCTCCGAACACCAGCCGTTCTTCAACCGGGTGCAGGTGCCCGGCAACGTGAGCGCGTTGCTGGAGCTCCGCCTCGGCGAGAGCGGTCACGACGCCGTCGGGTTCGCCGCGCAGGTGCCGCACTACCTCGCGCAGTCGACCTATCCGGCGGTCGCGATGACCCTGCTCGACCACGTGGTGCGCACCACCGGGCTGGTGCTGCCCGCGGACTCGTTGCGGGAGACCGCGCGCCGGGCTGACGCCGAGGTTCAGCGGCAGGTCGTGGAGTCGGAGGAGATCGCGCAGGTGGTGGGCGCACTGGAGCGGCAGTACGACGCGTTCGCCGAAGCCGCGGGCAAGGAGAGCCTGCTGCTGGAGACGGCCGAGGACATGCCGAGCGCCGAGGAACTGGGCGCTGAGGTGGAGCGGTTCCTGGCCGAGCAGCAGGGCTTCACCGACCCCCGGGACAACTGA
- a CDS encoding cytochrome P450: MTETASAPATAAFPDTRPPGCPFDPAAEYRELRESAPVSRVSCPVGVDAWLVTRYEDVRSVLADPRLNSRAASPSNHVNTEADLDAPANPGSILHHDGPEHSRLRRLLTPEFTVKRIQAMRPYIAELVDQHLDAMLEGTEADLYHDFGLPIPSLVICELLGVPYADREMFQAASGVLLKVDITQEQRLAASGQIQGYMAQLVMAKLANPTDEDLLGRLIQRANASGTPLTVEELVTLGISLLIAGHETTANMIALSAAALLQHPDRLAELRADPSIAPAAVEEMLRYLSVVQFGVFRRVVEDLPVGNVVFKEGEFVIAALSSGNRQESVFDRPDEIDFSRNASAHLTFGYGAHQCLGQQLARVELQEVFARLYTRIPTLRLGIPFEKIEFKHDALVYGVRSLPVTWDTQA; encoded by the coding sequence ATGACCGAGACCGCCAGCGCCCCCGCCACCGCCGCCTTCCCCGACACCCGGCCCCCGGGCTGTCCGTTCGACCCCGCCGCGGAGTACCGGGAGCTGCGGGAGAGCGCCCCGGTGAGCAGGGTGAGCTGCCCGGTCGGCGTGGACGCGTGGCTGGTCACCCGGTACGAGGACGTGCGCAGCGTGCTGGCCGACCCCCGGCTGAACTCGCGGGCCGCCTCGCCGTCCAACCACGTCAACACCGAGGCCGACCTCGACGCCCCGGCCAACCCCGGCTCGATCCTGCACCACGACGGTCCCGAGCACTCCCGGCTGCGCAGGCTGCTGACCCCGGAGTTCACCGTCAAGCGCATCCAGGCGATGCGGCCCTACATCGCCGAGCTGGTGGACCAGCACCTCGACGCGATGCTCGAAGGCACGGAGGCCGACCTCTACCACGACTTCGGCCTGCCGATCCCGTCGCTGGTGATCTGCGAGCTGCTCGGCGTGCCCTACGCCGACCGGGAGATGTTCCAGGCGGCCAGCGGCGTGCTGCTCAAGGTCGACATCACCCAGGAGCAGCGGCTGGCGGCCAGTGGTCAGATCCAGGGCTACATGGCCCAGCTGGTCATGGCGAAGCTGGCCAACCCGACCGATGAGGACCTGCTCGGCAGGCTGATCCAGCGCGCCAACGCCTCCGGCACCCCGCTGACCGTGGAAGAGCTGGTCACCCTCGGCATCTCGCTGCTGATCGCCGGGCATGAGACCACCGCGAACATGATCGCGCTCAGCGCCGCCGCGCTGCTGCAGCACCCGGACCGGCTGGCCGAGCTGCGCGCCGACCCGTCGATCGCCCCCGCCGCGGTCGAGGAGATGCTGCGGTACCTGTCGGTGGTGCAGTTCGGCGTGTTCCGCCGGGTGGTGGAGGACCTGCCGGTGGGCAACGTGGTGTTCAAGGAGGGCGAGTTCGTCATCGCCGCGCTGTCCTCCGGCAACCGGCAGGAGTCGGTGTTCGACCGCCCCGACGAGATCGACTTCAGCCGCAACGCCAGCGCCCACCTGACCTTCGGCTACGGCGCCCACCAGTGCCTCGGCCAGCAGCTCGCCCGGGTGGAGCTGCAGGAAGTCTTCGCCAGGCTCTACACGAGGATCCCGACGCTGCGTCTGGGGATTCCCTTCGAGAAAATCGAGTTCAAGCACGACGCTCTCGTGTACGGCGTACGTTCGTTGCCGGTCACCTGGGACACCCAGGCCTGA
- a CDS encoding WHG domain-containing protein: MARARDEAEPGDPLGKLGAILRAYLCFATGNPAHQRVLLSFPKGVGVSWSDRATTRPGGKVGLIVIEALEACAATGHPLRVPPQLACQVILVGAFGRVVLAQASRGLYDGASVPEFVTELMSLVFERGVVPSAFDA; encoded by the coding sequence GTGGCGCGGGCCAGGGACGAGGCGGAGCCGGGCGACCCGCTGGGCAAGCTGGGCGCGATCTTGCGGGCCTACCTGTGCTTCGCCACCGGCAACCCGGCGCACCAGCGCGTGCTGCTGAGCTTCCCCAAGGGCGTCGGCGTCTCCTGGAGCGACCGCGCGACCACCCGCCCCGGCGGGAAGGTCGGCCTGATCGTCATCGAGGCGCTGGAGGCTTGCGCCGCCACCGGCCATCCGCTGCGGGTCCCGCCACAGCTGGCCTGCCAGGTCATCCTGGTCGGCGCCTTCGGCCGGGTGGTGCTGGCGCAGGCCAGCCGGGGCCTCTACGACGGGGCGAGCGTGCCGGAGTTCGTCACCGAGCTGATGTCGCTGGTGTTCGAGCGCGGCGTGGTGCCGAGCGCGTTCGACGCCTGA
- a CDS encoding 4Fe-4S binding protein produces the protein MARLPARLAGHPSVRAVRERQAATGPREPRVIDAAWLRELCLAAGADDMGVVPLDHPDLTGEREPALHALPGTRSLVSLVVRMNRDNVRSPARSVANQEFHRTGEIINEAARTIVRALEDAGHRALNPSATFPMEMENYPGRIWVVAHKPVAVAAGLGAMGIHRNVIHPRFGSFVLLATLLVDAEVSAYGVELDYNPCLECKLCVAACPVGAIGKNGEFDFRACATHNYREFMGGFTDWVETIAESADAEEYRARVSPGESASMWQSLAFKPNYKAAYCLAVCPAGEDVLEPYLADRKDFMNTVVKPLQDKVETLYVTPGSPAGDYARRRFPHKPVKVVGNGLPVTRPRQEEKDG, from the coding sequence ATGGCAAGACTTCCGGCCCGGCTGGCCGGCCACCCGTCGGTCCGCGCGGTCCGCGAGCGGCAGGCTGCGACCGGTCCCCGCGAACCCCGGGTCATCGACGCGGCCTGGCTGCGCGAGCTCTGCCTGGCCGCGGGCGCCGACGACATGGGCGTGGTCCCCCTCGACCATCCGGACCTGACCGGTGAACGCGAGCCCGCGCTGCACGCCCTGCCCGGCACTCGGAGCCTGGTCTCGCTGGTGGTGCGGATGAACCGGGACAACGTCCGCTCACCCGCGCGCAGCGTCGCCAACCAGGAGTTCCACCGCACCGGCGAGATCATCAACGAGGCCGCGCGCACCATCGTCCGCGCCCTGGAGGACGCCGGGCACCGCGCACTCAACCCCTCCGCCACCTTCCCGATGGAGATGGAGAACTACCCCGGCCGGATCTGGGTGGTGGCGCACAAGCCGGTCGCGGTGGCCGCGGGCCTGGGTGCCATGGGCATCCACCGCAACGTCATCCACCCACGCTTCGGCAGCTTCGTCCTGCTGGCCACCCTGCTGGTGGACGCCGAGGTCAGCGCGTACGGGGTTGAGCTGGACTACAACCCCTGCCTGGAGTGCAAGCTGTGCGTCGCGGCTTGCCCGGTCGGGGCAATCGGCAAGAACGGGGAGTTCGACTTCCGCGCCTGCGCCACGCACAACTACCGAGAGTTCATGGGTGGCTTCACCGACTGGGTGGAGACGATCGCGGAGAGTGCCGACGCCGAGGAGTACCGGGCCCGGGTCAGCCCGGGTGAGAGCGCTTCCATGTGGCAGAGCCTGGCCTTCAAGCCCAACTACAAGGCGGCCTACTGCCTGGCCGTCTGCCCGGCAGGGGAGGATGTACTCGAGCCCTACCTCGCCGATCGGAAGGACTTCATGAACACCGTGGTGAAGCCCTTGCAGGACAAGGTGGAAACGCTCTACGTCACTCCCGGCTCACCAGCCGGGGACTACGCCCGACGTCGGTTCCCGCACAAGCCGGTGAAGGTGGTCGGCAACGGACTGCCCGTCACCAGGCCGCGGCAGGAAGAGAAGGACGGTTGA
- a CDS encoding HNH endonuclease signature motif containing protein has translation MFEQLAVLDAPQPRSVDATMGALSADMSTLDDDALLDRLQDCQRIKAFVESVEMQTLARFAEHRTHDKYGIHEFVEDEIAAALGWSPRAAAIRLATALDLRRLPRTLDALAEGRIDYMKAKAITEAVAPLTGDQAASVEDRVLPDARSRSVGSLRSMLRRAVIRADPGAARKREEKAAESRQLSLWAEEDGMAVLSVKAPAPQTQAAFCYVDKLARTVKDEERTLDQTRTDVALDLLSAKANGGSVSTEIRVTVPITTLLGDDEPAELADHGPITAEMARELAMDANIKRLLTGPDGSVIGYDARRYKPPTWMTELVKARNPRCTFPGCRRKAHDSDLDHTIPHENGGPTSPDNLGPLCRHHHRLKQTAAWPWRLNQHPGGRFTWTSPTNRVYHTSPEPR, from the coding sequence ATGTTCGAGCAGCTCGCCGTGCTCGACGCACCTCAGCCCCGGTCTGTTGACGCCACGATGGGCGCCCTCTCCGCTGATATGTCCACTTTGGACGACGACGCGTTGCTCGATCGTTTGCAGGACTGCCAACGGATCAAGGCTTTCGTCGAGTCGGTCGAGATGCAGACCCTGGCCAGGTTCGCCGAACACCGAACCCATGACAAGTACGGAATCCACGAGTTCGTCGAGGACGAGATCGCCGCGGCGCTGGGCTGGAGCCCGCGCGCGGCCGCGATCAGGCTGGCCACCGCCCTCGACCTCCGCCGCCTGCCCAGAACCCTGGACGCGTTGGCGGAAGGCCGGATCGACTACATGAAAGCCAAGGCGATCACCGAAGCCGTGGCGCCGCTCACCGGTGACCAGGCGGCCTCGGTCGAGGACCGGGTGCTGCCCGACGCGCGGTCCCGCAGCGTGGGCAGCCTGCGTTCGATGCTGCGCCGCGCGGTCATCCGCGCCGACCCCGGCGCCGCCCGCAAGAGAGAGGAGAAGGCAGCGGAGTCCCGGCAGCTGTCACTGTGGGCGGAGGAGGACGGCATGGCCGTGCTCTCGGTGAAGGCGCCGGCCCCGCAGACCCAGGCCGCCTTCTGCTACGTCGACAAGCTCGCCCGCACCGTGAAGGACGAGGAGCGGACACTCGACCAGACCCGCACCGACGTGGCGCTGGACCTGTTGTCCGCCAAGGCGAACGGCGGTTCGGTCAGCACCGAGATCCGGGTGACCGTGCCGATCACCACCCTGCTCGGCGACGACGAGCCAGCCGAACTGGCCGACCACGGTCCCATCACCGCCGAGATGGCCCGCGAACTGGCCATGGACGCCAACATCAAACGACTGCTCACCGGCCCGGACGGCTCGGTGATCGGCTATGACGCCCGGCGCTACAAACCGCCGACCTGGATGACCGAGCTGGTCAAGGCGCGCAACCCGCGTTGCACCTTCCCCGGTTGTCGTCGCAAGGCCCACGACTCGGACCTCGACCACACCATCCCGCACGAGAACGGAGGCCCCACCAGTCCTGACAACCTCGGTCCGCTGTGCCGTCACCACCACCGGCTCAAGCAGACCGCCGCCTGGCCCTGGCGGCTGAACCAGCATCCGGGTGGCCGCTTCACCTGGACCTCGCCCACCAACCGCGTCTACCACACCTCCCCGGAGCCGCGATGA